The Deltaproteobacteria bacterium genome has a segment encoding these proteins:
- the rpmE gene encoding 50S ribosomal protein L31: MKNDIHPKVQKAVVKCACGNTFETLSVLSEIKVAICSNCHPFFTGKQKIVDTAGRVEKFRRKYGQPESEQ, from the coding sequence ATGAAAAACGACATCCATCCGAAGGTCCAGAAGGCGGTGGTCAAATGCGCCTGCGGGAACACCTTTGAGACGCTTTCCGTTCTCTCGGAGATCAAGGTCGCCATCTGTTCCAACTGCCATCCCTTCTTTACGGGCAAACAGAAGATCGTCGATACCGCGGGCCGGGTGGAGAAGTTCAGAAGGAAGTATGGCCAGCCGGAAAGTGAACAGTGA
- a CDS encoding FAD-dependent thymidylate synthase, whose protein sequence is MYVELLKYTTDPEKVVALAARLCYTKSTVEDLNSNLSHDYAKKLVRKIISLGHLSVLEHVSFTFGVEGISRATSHQLVRHRIASYSQQSQRYVEFDNIEIVIPPSIQSDGEALASFREKITGIESLYRMLIEKGIPPEDARYILPNAAITRIIITMNARELNHFFQLRCCRRAQWEIRNMAKEMLKKGREVAPVIFEKSGPGCLRGPCTEGEFTCGKPDEVRKEFLDL, encoded by the coding sequence ATGTATGTTGAACTGCTGAAATACACCACCGACCCGGAGAAGGTAGTCGCACTCGCAGCCCGTCTCTGCTACACAAAATCAACCGTTGAAGATCTGAACTCAAATCTTTCCCACGATTATGCGAAAAAGCTGGTGAGGAAGATCATCTCCCTCGGGCACCTCTCCGTTCTGGAGCACGTGAGTTTTACCTTCGGGGTGGAAGGTATATCGAGGGCCACGTCCCACCAGCTCGTGCGGCACCGAATCGCCTCATATTCCCAGCAGAGCCAGCGCTACGTTGAATTTGACAATATCGAGATCGTCATCCCCCCCTCGATTCAATCGGACGGCGAGGCGCTCGCGAGTTTCCGGGAAAAGATCACGGGCATCGAGTCCCTCTACCGCATGTTGATCGAGAAGGGTATCCCCCCCGAGGATGCCCGTTATATACTTCCCAACGCGGCGATTACCCGCATCATCATCACGATGAACGCCCGTGAGCTGAATCATTTCTTTCAGCTGCGCTGCTGCAGGAGGGCCCAGTGGGAGATACGCAATATGGCGAAGGAAATGCTGAAGAAGGGAAGGGAGGTGGCTCCCGTCATATTCGAGAAATCCGGGCCTGGTTGCCTGAGGGGCCCCTGCACGGAAGGTGAGTTCACCTGTGGAAAGCCAGATGAAGTCAGAAAAGAGTTTCTGGACCTCTGA
- a CDS encoding DUF1385 domain-containing protein — MNIDREFVLGGQAVIEGVMMKGGDRYAVAVRSPSGGIVCERFSIESGRFAKKLQKTVFLRGLIILFSMLVIGLKALNYSAAVATQEEEKGFSPLLMGVTVIMALCLALVLFFLLPFLAGLGFSGATGLPVGGGTFNLLEGGVRILVFLLYIGAISYIDDIRRVFEYHGAEHKVVNAYEDSAVLEASEVMRYPRFHPRCGTSFILFLLCISIVVFSLVPAGMSVFAKGAMRIVLLPIIAGISYEFIRLAGKRKKSLVFRLLSGPGMLLQKITTREPDVKQVEVALASLSSLDGPLA, encoded by the coding sequence GTGAATATCGACAGGGAATTCGTCCTGGGAGGACAGGCGGTGATAGAAGGCGTCATGATGAAAGGCGGCGACAGGTATGCGGTTGCAGTCAGGTCGCCCTCGGGAGGGATCGTGTGCGAAAGGTTCTCTATCGAAAGCGGGCGTTTCGCGAAAAAACTGCAGAAGACGGTCTTTTTAAGGGGACTGATAATTCTTTTCTCGATGCTCGTGATCGGCCTGAAGGCCCTGAACTATTCCGCTGCAGTGGCAACGCAGGAAGAGGAGAAAGGGTTTTCCCCTCTCCTCATGGGCGTTACCGTGATCATGGCTCTGTGCCTGGCCCTGGTCCTCTTTTTCCTTCTTCCCTTTCTTGCGGGGCTCGGCTTTTCCGGGGCAACGGGCTTGCCGGTGGGGGGGGGCACCTTCAACCTCCTGGAGGGGGGCGTTCGCATTCTCGTTTTTCTCCTCTACATCGGGGCAATCTCGTATATAGATGATATCAGGAGGGTTTTTGAGTACCACGGGGCGGAGCACAAGGTGGTGAACGCGTATGAGGACAGTGCGGTTCTCGAGGCAAGCGAGGTGATGCGCTATCCGCGGTTCCATCCCCGGTGCGGTACCTCTTTTATTCTCTTCCTTCTCTGTATCAGCATCGTCGTGTTCAGCCTCGTACCGGCTGGTATGTCGGTGTTTGCAAAGGGTGCAATGCGCATCGTACTCCTCCCGATCATTGCCGGCATCTCGTACGAGTTCATAAGGCTGGCGGGAAAGAGGAAAAAATCGCTTGTTTTCAGATTGCTGTCCGGTCCCGGTATGCTCCTTCAGAAGATCACGACGAGGGAGCCGGATGTCAAACAGGTTGAAGTGGCCCTCGCTTCACTGAGCTCGCTCGATGGGCCCCTTGCCTGA
- a CDS encoding Do family serine endopeptidase — protein MGAGFQTRLNKIRILRALLFLLSTAALLLVVSGCERVKEPDTQKQATVGGGPGAAAAVSDLDIIRSMEQAFVRVADDTVPSVVNISTTPKIKQKDTTEKKPFLHDFFEGIFPMIPHGAETSLGSGVVISDKGYIVTNEHVIRDAGEITIRLFDSSEYKARVIGADPKTDIAVLKVSAERKLVPAKLGDSSDLRVGQWAIAVGNPFGLNSTVTVGVISGKGRTDIGIETYEDFIQTDASINPGNSGGPLLNLDGEVIGINTAIISSGQGIGFAIPITLVKNITEQIIKTGGVRRGWLGVGIQDLTVDLAASFGIPQQVGVLINNIFAGSPAEKAGLLRGDIVFAFNGEPVNSVREFQRMVATYEVGKKASVDVMREGKKISLDAVIADSPKESDIFSFKDPEADVLGLVVGDIPESIKKSVGVTGGVRIEAVLPGAPAYLAGMRNEDIIIDLNRMKVGDVADYNKIIDSLEGGDVLSALVLRKGRTLYLALKIM, from the coding sequence ATGGGCGCGGGATTTCAGACACGACTGAATAAGATTCGAATCCTTCGAGCGCTGCTTTTTCTCCTGTCCACTGCGGCGCTCCTTCTCGTGGTTTCCGGATGCGAGCGGGTCAAGGAGCCGGACACGCAGAAGCAGGCGACAGTGGGTGGAGGGCCCGGTGCGGCTGCTGCGGTCAGTGACCTCGACATTATACGAAGCATGGAGCAGGCCTTCGTGCGGGTTGCGGATGACACGGTCCCGTCGGTGGTGAACATAAGCACCACACCCAAGATCAAGCAAAAAGATACGACGGAAAAGAAACCCTTCCTTCACGACTTCTTCGAGGGTATCTTCCCCATGATCCCTCACGGAGCAGAGACGAGCCTCGGGTCGGGGGTCGTCATTTCCGATAAGGGCTACATCGTTACCAACGAGCATGTAATCAGGGATGCGGGGGAGATCACGATCAGGCTGTTTGATTCAAGCGAGTACAAAGCCAGGGTGATCGGGGCAGACCCGAAGACGGACATAGCGGTTTTGAAGGTATCTGCGGAGAGGAAGCTCGTCCCCGCGAAACTCGGGGATTCGTCGGACCTGAGGGTCGGACAGTGGGCGATTGCCGTGGGAAACCCCTTCGGGCTGAATTCCACGGTGACCGTCGGCGTCATCAGCGGCAAGGGAAGAACTGACATCGGCATTGAAACCTATGAGGACTTCATCCAGACGGATGCATCGATCAATCCCGGCAACAGCGGGGGCCCCCTGTTGAACCTCGATGGCGAGGTAATAGGAATCAACACGGCAATCATAAGCTCGGGGCAGGGAATAGGGTTTGCTATCCCTATCACTCTCGTGAAAAACATAACCGAACAGATAATCAAGACAGGGGGAGTGAGGAGAGGTTGGCTCGGGGTCGGCATTCAGGACTTAACGGTCGACCTTGCCGCATCCTTCGGCATCCCGCAACAGGTGGGGGTGCTGATAAACAACATCTTTGCGGGTTCGCCTGCCGAAAAGGCGGGCCTGTTGAGAGGAGATATTGTTTTTGCCTTCAACGGGGAACCCGTGAACTCGGTCAGGGAGTTCCAGCGCATGGTGGCGACCTATGAGGTGGGGAAGAAGGCGAGCGTGGATGTCATGAGGGAGGGAAAGAAGATTTCCCTGGATGCGGTCATTGCCGACAGCCCCAAGGAGTCGGATATATTTTCTTTCAAAGATCCCGAAGCGGATGTTCTCGGCCTCGTGGTGGGTGATATCCCCGAGTCGATAAAAAAGAGCGTCGGTGTTACCGGGGGCGTGAGAATCGAGGCAGTCTTGCCCGGGGCGCCGGCCTATCTCGCCGGGATGAGAAACGAGGATATCATAATCGACCTCAACAGGATGAAGGTCGGGGATGTTGCCGATTACAACAAAATCATCGATTCCCTCGAAGGAGGCGATGTGCTCTCCGCCCTCGTCCTGAGAAAAGGAAGGACTCTGTATTTGGCGCTGAAAATAATGTAG
- a CDS encoding methyltransferase, with protein sequence GALKGLEVGPGAGVVCVTLLKEMESIRMVAVDIAQKAVAMTEKNAGFHQVPERLNAHRGDFRNIPSELCGGYDFIISNPPYLSKREFLRAMPEVRDFEPEEALVGGETGIESIVDIVRISDDHLVPGGFLFIEFGFGQKTMVCEIIESNGWFEKCEIIDDLARIPRVAAARKKRARA encoded by the coding sequence GGGAGCGCTGAAGGGGCTCGAAGTGGGGCCGGGGGCCGGTGTGGTGTGCGTGACACTGCTCAAGGAGATGGAAAGCATCCGCATGGTCGCCGTCGACATCGCCCAAAAAGCGGTTGCCATGACTGAAAAGAACGCCGGTTTCCACCAGGTCCCGGAGAGGCTTAACGCCCATCGTGGTGACTTCAGGAATATTCCATCGGAGCTTTGCGGGGGCTACGATTTCATCATCTCCAACCCCCCGTATCTTTCGAAGAGGGAGTTTTTGCGGGCAATGCCCGAAGTGAGGGATTTTGAGCCGGAGGAGGCTCTCGTTGGAGGTGAGACGGGAATCGAATCGATCGTGGATATTGTCCGGATCTCAGATGACCATCTGGTTCCGGGGGGCTTCCTATTCATCGAGTTCGGTTTCGGCCAGAAAACGATGGTGTGCGAGATCATCGAAAGTAACGGATGGTTCGAGAAATGTGAAATAATAGATGACCTGGCGCGAATTCCCCGGGTCGCGGCTGCCCGGAAAAAGAGAGCGAGGGCATGA
- the hisD gene encoding histidinol dehydrogenase — protein MKLYTDGTRRFERELTERSARAMGLPAAVKDAVAGIIEQVRNEGDAALVDLTRKFDGFDLAGEGFGVGRDVMEGAWNRVPSGVRKSLEKMAGRLRRFHEQQVDGGYTVYNDAGGAVSLMNIPVERAGVYAPGGKAAYPSTVLMNTIPAKVAGVREVFAAVPSPGGILSDDVLAACSVAGVDMLFPIGGAQAIAALALGTKTVPKVDVIVGPGNVFVTEAKRQLYGSVGLDMLAGPSELVVLADAKADAAFAAYDLVSQAEHGEDSFVSLVTDSPAVAKAVVKRVGEISRKEKRSKILAASLAGAPVFLARGMKRAVEIVNRLAPEHLSVQVENPGSILYVLKNAGTVFIGPYSPVAVGDYIAGINHTLPTGGSARFFSPLGVYHFMKKMNVVSYDATSLKKDLPDIVTLCRREGLNAHGNAAAARYGKERKRRR, from the coding sequence GTGAAGTTATATACTGACGGGACGCGGAGGTTTGAGAGGGAGCTGACAGAACGGTCGGCGAGAGCGATGGGTCTGCCCGCCGCGGTGAAGGATGCCGTTGCCGGGATAATCGAGCAGGTGAGGAATGAGGGGGACGCGGCCCTGGTGGATCTGACGAGGAAGTTCGACGGCTTCGATCTCGCCGGGGAGGGTTTCGGTGTGGGCAGGGACGTGATGGAGGGTGCCTGGAACAGGGTGCCTTCCGGGGTGCGAAAGTCGCTCGAGAAGATGGCCGGGAGGCTGCGGCGCTTTCATGAGCAACAGGTAGACGGGGGGTACACGGTATACAACGATGCGGGGGGTGCGGTATCCCTGATGAACATACCCGTTGAAAGGGCAGGTGTGTACGCTCCCGGCGGAAAGGCAGCCTATCCATCGACGGTTTTGATGAACACCATTCCGGCGAAGGTTGCCGGGGTCCGGGAAGTTTTCGCCGCCGTTCCATCGCCCGGAGGGATTCTCTCCGATGACGTTCTGGCTGCATGCAGTGTGGCAGGCGTTGACATGCTCTTCCCCATCGGGGGGGCACAGGCCATCGCGGCGCTCGCCCTGGGGACGAAAACGGTGCCGAAGGTGGACGTCATCGTTGGCCCCGGCAATGTGTTTGTCACGGAAGCGAAACGGCAACTGTATGGGTCGGTGGGATTGGATATGCTGGCCGGCCCGTCGGAGCTGGTCGTTCTTGCAGATGCGAAGGCGGACGCGGCATTTGCCGCCTATGATCTCGTTTCCCAGGCCGAGCACGGCGAAGACTCCTTCGTTTCCCTTGTCACCGACTCGCCCGCGGTGGCAAAGGCGGTCGTGAAACGTGTGGGAGAGATTTCCCGAAAAGAGAAGAGATCGAAGATCCTGGCGGCGTCGCTTGCCGGTGCTCCCGTGTTTCTGGCAAGAGGGATGAAAAGGGCGGTGGAGATCGTGAACAGGCTTGCGCCCGAGCACCTGTCCGTTCAGGTCGAGAATCCCGGTTCAATCCTCTATGTTTTGAAAAATGCTGGGACAGTGTTCATAGGCCCCTATTCCCCCGTTGCCGTGGGGGATTACATTGCCGGGATAAATCACACGCTTCCCACGGGAGGGTCGGCGCGCTTTTTCTCTCCCCTGGGCGTCTATCACTTCATGAAAAAAATGAACGTCGTCTCCTATGATGCCACATCCCTGAAAAAGGACCTTCCCGATATCGTAACCCTCTGCAGGCGTGAGGGGTTGAATGCTCATGGAAACGCCGCTGCTGCGAGGTACGGGAAGGAGAGAAAAAGGAGGAGGTAA
- a CDS encoding RluA family pseudouridine synthase — translation MPESFSFLVSDRGKTSRLDVYILEKLPHLSRSFVKKIVDGGGVKVNGTVPRKAGEMVRHGDAVEILIPDPEVPRLVPEDIDIRIIYEDDSVAVIEKPSGLVVHPSYGHPSGTLVNALIGRLKKLSSEGGAARPGIVHRLDRETSGIMLVAKTDRAHRRLARQFSLHTISRKYRAILFGLLRKKTGAIETFIGRHPRHRKKMSVLPDRGKRALTEYRVIDERADFSLVEFTLKTGRTHQIRVHASHLGHPVVGDRVYSSRSRIIKRGSGRSEREHVVDRNLLHAFHIGFRHPESEGWMDFSIETPPEFKEFWKFLA, via the coding sequence ATGCCTGAATCATTTTCTTTCCTTGTCTCAGACAGAGGGAAAACGTCCCGGCTCGACGTGTACATTCTGGAAAAACTCCCACACCTATCGAGGTCGTTTGTTAAAAAAATCGTTGATGGGGGAGGTGTCAAGGTCAACGGGACCGTGCCGAGAAAGGCAGGGGAGATGGTCCGGCATGGAGACGCGGTCGAGATCTTGATCCCTGATCCCGAAGTTCCCCGCCTCGTTCCAGAAGATATTGATATCAGGATCATTTACGAAGATGACTCCGTTGCGGTCATAGAAAAGCCCTCCGGTCTCGTCGTCCACCCATCCTACGGCCACCCCTCGGGGACCCTGGTGAATGCCCTAATCGGGCGGTTGAAAAAATTATCCAGCGAAGGCGGCGCAGCCCGCCCGGGTATCGTACACCGGCTCGACAGGGAGACGTCAGGAATCATGCTCGTGGCGAAAACCGATCGTGCCCACAGGAGGCTGGCGAGGCAGTTTTCCCTCCACACCATCTCGAGAAAATACAGGGCAATCCTTTTCGGGCTGTTGAGGAAAAAGACAGGAGCCATCGAAACTTTCATCGGCAGGCATCCCCGGCACCGGAAGAAGATGAGCGTGTTGCCCGACAGGGGGAAGAGGGCCCTGACCGAGTACCGGGTAATTGATGAAAGGGCGGATTTTTCTCTTGTCGAGTTTACCCTTAAGACGGGGAGGACGCACCAGATCCGCGTTCACGCATCCCACCTCGGCCATCCCGTCGTGGGTGACCGGGTGTACTCGAGCCGCAGCAGAATAATCAAACGCGGAAGCGGGAGGAGTGAAAGAGAGCACGTCGTTGACAGGAACCTTCTGCACGCCTTCCACATCGGCTTCCGGCACCCGGAATCGGAGGGATGGATGGACTTTTCGATAGAAACCCCCCCGGAGTTCAAAGAGTTCTGGAAATTTCTGGCATAG
- a CDS encoding bifunctional riboflavin kinase/FAD synthetase yields the protein MKVIRGIQNLEDFKEGSYVTIGIFDGVHLGHQKILKSLKKMAGRHGKTALLTFHPHPVKFFNPGGRFYELSTVDRKIDLVSPFGIDFFVLFPFGEGVADMPPEVFTRKILVGMFRVKGVVVGYDFFFGKGRIGDTKLLKKMGKEFGFDVEVIEPVRFMGSIVSSTRIRELILSGKVREAALFLGRNYRICGTVVRGAGRGRTLGFPTANIDFQSEIIPLPGVYAVVVHMGGEKFRGLTNIGFNPTFGEKTLRVEVHMLDFSGDIYGREISLHFIDRIRDERKFASANDLIGQMKRDVKKGRKILETVDGRGISDTTE from the coding sequence ATGAAGGTAATACGGGGAATTCAGAATCTCGAGGATTTCAAGGAGGGAAGTTATGTAACCATCGGGATTTTCGACGGTGTTCACCTCGGCCACCAGAAGATATTGAAATCCTTGAAGAAAATGGCAGGCAGGCATGGGAAAACGGCCCTGTTGACGTTCCATCCCCATCCGGTTAAGTTTTTCAACCCCGGGGGAAGATTCTACGAACTTTCAACGGTCGACAGAAAGATCGACCTGGTTTCGCCTTTCGGCATCGACTTCTTCGTCCTTTTTCCCTTTGGAGAAGGTGTGGCGGACATGCCCCCTGAGGTTTTCACCAGAAAGATCCTCGTGGGCATGTTCCGTGTCAAGGGCGTCGTGGTGGGGTACGATTTCTTCTTCGGAAAGGGACGCATCGGCGATACGAAGCTGCTCAAAAAAATGGGAAAAGAGTTTGGATTTGACGTGGAGGTAATAGAGCCGGTCAGGTTCATGGGCTCGATCGTCTCTTCGACGAGGATAAGGGAGCTTATCCTCTCGGGGAAAGTGCGGGAGGCAGCCCTCTTCCTTGGAAGGAACTACAGGATCTGCGGAACGGTGGTCCGGGGGGCAGGCAGGGGAAGGACCCTCGGGTTTCCAACGGCAAACATCGATTTCCAGAGCGAGATCATACCTCTTCCGGGAGTGTACGCGGTAGTCGTGCATATGGGTGGCGAAAAATTCCGGGGTCTTACGAACATCGGCTTCAACCCCACTTTCGGGGAAAAGACGCTCAGGGTCGAAGTGCACATGCTCGACTTTTCAGGGGATATATACGGCAGGGAGATTTCGTTACACTTTATTGATAGAATAAGGGATGAGAGGAAGTTTGCCTCCGCAAACGACCTTATCGGGCAGATGAAAAGAGACGTTAAAAAGGGCAGGAAGATCCTGGAGACGGTTGATGGGCGCGGGATTTCAGACACGACTGAATAA
- the prfA gene encoding peptide chain release factor 1, whose product MLERLETILKREAELSKILSDPDVIGDQRVFREYAKQYAEISEIASHYRDYKRTLAELEEAREMLVGEDDGELREFIKEDITRLEGQKEKQESDLKVLLLPKDPSDDKNILLEIRAGAGGEEASLFASDLFRMYAMYAERKGFSIEILSSHPTGLGGYKEIIALIAGKGAYSLLKYESGVHRVQRIPETEGGGRIHTSTATVAVLPEAEEIDVDIQPDDLRIEVMRSSGPGGQSVNTTDSAVRITHVPSEIVVSCQDEKSQHKNKAKAMKILRARLFEREQRKQMEEISKMRKSQVGTGDRSERIRTYNFPKNRVSDHRIGLTLYNLPDVLSGELDEVIDNLVTYYQTEMLKQAK is encoded by the coding sequence ATGCTCGAGAGGCTTGAAACGATACTGAAGCGGGAAGCGGAACTTTCGAAGATACTGTCCGATCCCGACGTGATAGGCGATCAGAGGGTCTTCAGGGAATACGCGAAGCAGTATGCCGAGATCAGCGAGATAGCGAGTCACTACCGGGATTACAAGCGTACCCTCGCCGAACTGGAGGAAGCGCGGGAGATGCTCGTCGGCGAGGATGACGGAGAGCTCCGGGAGTTTATCAAGGAAGATATTACCCGGCTGGAGGGGCAGAAGGAGAAACAGGAGAGTGACCTCAAGGTGCTGTTGTTGCCGAAAGACCCGAGTGACGACAAGAACATCCTTCTCGAGATACGAGCCGGAGCGGGGGGCGAAGAGGCGTCTCTTTTTGCATCAGACCTTTTCAGGATGTACGCCATGTACGCCGAGAGGAAGGGCTTCTCCATTGAAATCCTGAGCTCCCACCCCACGGGCCTTGGGGGGTACAAGGAGATCATCGCCCTCATAGCGGGGAAGGGGGCATACAGCCTCCTCAAGTATGAAAGCGGCGTTCACCGTGTTCAGCGGATTCCCGAGACGGAAGGGGGCGGAAGAATACACACGTCCACGGCCACGGTTGCAGTCCTCCCCGAAGCAGAGGAAATCGACGTGGATATTCAACCGGACGATTTGCGGATCGAGGTGATGAGGTCTTCCGGGCCAGGGGGCCAGTCCGTCAACACGACGGATTCTGCAGTGAGAATAACCCACGTTCCTTCCGAAATAGTCGTCTCCTGCCAGGATGAAAAATCTCAGCACAAGAACAAGGCGAAGGCGATGAAGATACTGAGGGCCCGGCTTTTCGAGAGGGAGCAGAGAAAACAGATGGAAGAGATTTCAAAGATGAGGAAATCTCAGGTGGGGACGGGGGACAGGAGCGAGAGGATCAGGACCTATAACTTTCCCAAGAACCGCGTCAGCGATCACAGGATAGGTCTTACCCTCTATAACCTCCCCGATGTTCTCAGCGGAGAGCTGGATGAGGTGATCGACAATCTGGTAACCTACTATCAGACGGAAATGCTCAAGCAGGCCAAGTAA
- the rho gene encoding transcription termination factor Rho, translating to MNLKDLKKMRISELTEIAKQLSIEGAAALKKPELIYAILQASQISDQEEIVVQGEGVLEILPDGYGFLRSPDSNYLPGPDDIYVSPSQIRRFVLKTGDTVTGHIRAPKGEEKYFALLKVEKINHDDPQYAMDKIIFDNLTPLYPMEKFSLEYDPENISTRIIDQVAPIGKGQRALITSPPRAGKTIILQNIANALTTNHEEIVLIVLLIDERPEEVTDMQRSVRGEVISSTFDEPAQRHVQVAEMVIEKAKRLVEHKLDVVILLDSITRLARAYNAVVPPSGKVLSGGVDANALQKPKRFFGAARNTEEGGSLTIIATALIETGSRMDEVIFEEFKGTGNMELVLDRKISEKRIFPAIDINKSGTRKEELLIDKNDLNRIWILRKFLSPLSPAESMEFLIDKVSKTKTNKEFLESMNQ from the coding sequence ATGAACCTGAAAGACCTGAAAAAAATGCGCATCAGTGAACTTACGGAAATTGCGAAGCAACTTTCTATCGAGGGTGCAGCGGCGCTGAAAAAACCTGAGTTGATATACGCTATTTTGCAGGCGAGCCAGATTTCAGACCAGGAAGAGATCGTTGTCCAGGGAGAGGGTGTGCTGGAGATTCTTCCCGACGGGTATGGTTTTCTCCGGTCCCCCGATTCGAATTACCTCCCCGGCCCGGACGATATCTATGTGTCGCCGTCGCAGATCCGCAGATTTGTCCTGAAAACGGGTGATACCGTTACGGGCCATATCCGCGCTCCCAAGGGTGAGGAGAAGTACTTCGCTCTCCTGAAGGTTGAGAAGATAAATCACGATGACCCGCAATACGCGATGGACAAGATCATCTTCGACAACCTGACTCCACTCTACCCGATGGAGAAATTCAGCCTTGAATATGATCCCGAGAATATCTCGACCCGCATAATCGACCAGGTCGCACCCATCGGGAAAGGGCAGCGTGCCCTGATAACGTCGCCGCCCCGGGCAGGGAAGACGATTATCCTCCAGAACATAGCAAATGCCCTCACCACCAACCACGAGGAGATCGTCCTCATCGTGCTCCTCATCGACGAGAGGCCTGAAGAGGTGACCGATATGCAGCGCAGCGTAAGGGGTGAAGTGATCAGTTCCACCTTCGACGAGCCGGCACAGAGGCATGTCCAGGTGGCGGAGATGGTTATCGAGAAAGCGAAGAGGCTCGTGGAGCACAAACTCGATGTGGTGATTCTCCTCGACAGCATAACCAGGCTTGCCAGGGCCTACAACGCCGTTGTTCCCCCTTCGGGCAAGGTCCTTTCAGGGGGCGTGGACGCAAACGCCCTTCAGAAGCCGAAGCGGTTTTTCGGGGCTGCCAGGAATACCGAGGAGGGCGGCTCCTTGACCATCATCGCGACTGCGCTCATAGAGACGGGAAGCAGGATGGACGAAGTCATCTTCGAGGAATTCAAAGGTACCGGAAACATGGAGCTGGTCCTTGACAGGAAAATTTCCGAAAAGCGGATATTCCCTGCTATCGATATCAACAAGTCCGGCACGAGGAAAGAAGAGCTGTTGATCGACAAGAACGACCTGAACAGAATATGGATACTTCGGAAGTTCCTCTCTCCTCTTTCTCCGGCCGAGAGCATGGAGTTTTTGATAGACAAGGTCTCAAAGACCAAGACCAACAAGGAGTTTCTCGAATCTATGAATCAGTAG
- the murA gene encoding UDP-N-acetylglucosamine 1-carboxyvinyltransferase has protein sequence MKGKRHHFIIKGGPPLRGEILPGGAKNAILPMMAASVVAGAPLRIRNVPKLDDVDVFGEILEQLGGSVERENDTVTMDQFAADACEVPYDLAKRLRASVLLMGPLLARYGVADIPIPGGCDIGDRPIDQHLKAFTMMGAKCVKDHGKWHVTAPVLKGARIDFDMKTVTGTENVLIAACLARGETVINNAALEPEVVDLARCLKKMGARIEGEGTSTIHVEGVASLAGAEHTAMPDRIEAATLLIAGAMTGGDVTVLHIGPEHLESVLKKLKESGARVSCDERGVRVIRREPVRSVTVATNPFPGFPTDVQAQFMAYMCLSDSVSTIEENIFENRFRHVAELRRLGADISVSGKVAVVKGVSELSGAPVTATDLRASASLVLAGLVADGETIVKDIEHLDRGYEKLEEKLNSLGASIRRLPEEGECEVIY, from the coding sequence ATGAAGGGAAAAAGGCACCATTTCATCATTAAGGGAGGTCCTCCGCTTCGGGGGGAAATACTTCCCGGCGGGGCGAAAAATGCGATCCTTCCCATGATGGCGGCTTCGGTGGTCGCCGGCGCACCCCTTCGCATTCGCAACGTCCCGAAACTCGATGATGTGGATGTTTTCGGCGAGATATTGGAGCAGCTCGGGGGATCGGTTGAGCGGGAGAACGACACGGTCACGATGGATCAGTTTGCCGCAGATGCCTGCGAGGTGCCCTACGACCTGGCAAAGAGGCTGAGGGCTTCGGTTCTGCTCATGGGCCCCCTGCTGGCACGATACGGGGTTGCGGACATCCCCATACCGGGCGGGTGTGACATAGGTGACAGGCCGATAGACCAGCACCTCAAAGCGTTTACGATGATGGGCGCAAAGTGCGTGAAAGATCACGGGAAGTGGCACGTGACGGCTCCCGTGCTGAAAGGGGCCAGGATCGACTTTGACATGAAGACGGTGACGGGAACGGAGAACGTGCTGATCGCCGCCTGCCTGGCCCGGGGTGAGACGGTGATCAACAACGCTGCGCTGGAGCCGGAAGTGGTGGACCTGGCGCGATGTCTGAAGAAAATGGGCGCGCGTATCGAGGGAGAGGGCACGTCCACGATTCACGTGGAAGGCGTTGCATCGCTGGCAGGTGCGGAACACACGGCCATGCCCGACAGAATCGAAGCGGCGACCCTCCTTATTGCAGGGGCCATGACGGGGGGGGACGTCACGGTCCTTCACATCGGCCCTGAGCACCTTGAATCCGTGCTGAAAAAGCTAAAAGAGTCGGGTGCCCGTGTTTCCTGTGATGAGAGGGGCGTGCGGGTCATTCGCCGTGAGCCGGTCAGGAGCGTAACCGTGGCGACGAACCCTTTCCCGGGGTTTCCCACGGACGTGCAGGCGCAGTTCATGGCATACATGTGCCTGAGCGACTCGGTGTCCACCATCGAGGAGAATATATTTGAAAACAGGTTCAGGCACGTGGCGGAGCTTCGGAGGCTGGGTGCAGACATATCCGTTTCCGGAAAGGTGGCCGTGGTGAAGGGGGTTTCGGAGCTTTCGGGCGCCCCCGTCACGGCGACCGACCTTCGGGCTTCGGCATCGCTCGTTTTGGCGGGGCTCGTAGCGGATGGGGAAACGATTGTGAAAGACATAGAGCACCTCGACCGGGGATACGAGAAGCTCGAGGAGAAACTGAACAGTCTCGGGGCATCGATCAGGCGGTTGCCCGAGGAGGGTGAATGTGAAGTTATATACTGA